DNA sequence from the Lycium barbarum isolate Lr01 chromosome 5, ASM1917538v2, whole genome shotgun sequence genome:
AAAAACCCAACTATTCTGTTGGCATAATTTTTCGTTCAAGCACTGTGAGCTGTTTCTTACCCCAAAATTCCTTTaccagaagaagaaaaagaaggaataaataaaaaattgagGGATGGAGAAAATTTGATCAAATCTGATCGAAGTTTTATCTTTTGCATTGATTGATTTTTTCTACTTTGATAAGCATTTGTCCGATTATGTCAACCTGCCAACCCCTCCAATACCAATTTTCCATTTCTCCTAATTTCAACAACATTTTGATTTATGATCTATAATTAATAATCGATCACCCTATCGGGGAAATAATATGCGTCACAAAAACCTCAATGGATGCATTCGCTGTCAATACGAGGTGGTTACAGCCATTTTTGCAtttttgattattcttttttaaaaaaaaaaaaattggaattcaCAAATTGAGGGAGTATAAGAATTTTTCTTATTTCATTATTGTACGCACGTCCCTGACTTAATGGTCCACTTTTTATGTCAACGAGATTGTAAATCACGCACTTCATTCTTGAATGAGATTGTAACTTAAGTGTTTAATAGACCCAATTTGATAGGTGTTGGAGGGTCGAATAGGAATAAGTCTTAATTTAGATGTCAAAATGAAATTTTATGCAAATTTAAGGGGCTGCTTATGTATTTTGACAAATAGtttttactccctctgtcccaatttgtttgacacttttcgcttttcgagagtcaaatttcttaattttgaccgtgtgtttgaacataaaatctttaaatttttcgaAATAAAACTATATTTGGAAACTACATTAAAAGTACTATAtgtcaccataattaataatttaaaatacgtatgaaaaaattatggtcaaagaacaactcgtttgactctcgaaaagagAAAAGTATCAAACAAATTGGTACGATGTTTTACATTTCTTTGTCATATTTTAACTTAACATAAAGTTCAATAGGAGAATTTTTTTCAAGTATGTCATAATgtgattataatttttttatttttttaacattgtgACCTTTAATATTCCTTAGAACTTGCGTGCTGATTAAAAAATATTCTCACTAAATAAATTAAgagaatataaaaaatatattattctctTTAGAACAAACATAATTGTATGCGGGTCTGAACACTCGACGGATTTTAGGAACGGTGAGTCCGAAGATTTGGGGTCTCGAAATATAAAGAGAAAGCATGCTCGGCGAACTCAAAGCATAGGCGAAAAGTTTTCGCAGTCGCAAGAGTCTCAAACGGATCTATATAGCTTCATCCCACTCCTAATGACTCCCATCACATCAGCCGTCATCGAGCAGAGTGTCATTGTGCGCAGAGTTCAAGCTGCGTCACTCAATTGACGTCACTTAGGGCAGTAACATACCAAGGGTTTGGTTATATAAACGAAGCTTAGGAGAGAAGAAAGTATCATCACACTTTTGTACCCAAGTCCTCACTTTTTGTATTATTACTtggataaaaaatatatttactcTCAGAGATCTGATCATTATTGTGATTTTCTTACTTTTCATTTACGCTGTTAACTTAGATAAATATTATTACTTGTATCCCTTATAAGAAAAACATCCAAACTCCAAGCTCGTTCGAAAGAGTTTTTGAATTGAATACGACCTACTTCTCtttaaattcataaaaataaatcTCTAACTTCGTTGTTTGATAGCTGACGGTTTTACCGGAAAACAGTAATGTCAAACAAATGAAGTATTAACTGATTGCTCTCAATACTTATACTGGACAAGTTCACATGCCGACACGAATACCAGGTCATTTCACTATTGCACACCTTTTATCACTTTTTTATGTCGTTTATATGCGGAAACTTTTTATCTAAAATGCTTCGTCTTATTTTAGGTGAAGACATTTGATCGAACAGGAATTTCAGATTTTGTCTTTAAATTTTGGATTTAAAACAGTTGGACTTCACATATACTGATTACGGAGTTCACTAACTATACATTAATAATGTAAATTTCTTTCGCACTATTTAGGTCATTTAGAAGCCAATTACAAGTTAACTTTTTACAGCAAATATACATGACTAATCTATATATGATTATGGTTTAACAACTATACATCAATAGTGTAATTTTCTTTTACGATTTTTAGCCCATAAAAGCCAATTACAAGTAACTTCCTATCGCGAACATAGGTAATCTGTAAAATACGGTAAGTGACATGTTACAACCATACACTAGTTAAGTCTATTATTTAAATCCTTGATTATCTGTTATGTACACTGTGGTCATCTACTGATAAAGACCTTAATTCGTGCAATCAACTCTGCAGTTCTTGCTTGTGCAACTTGAGACTTGTTCAGTACTTGAAACGCATGGCCTACACCTTTAAACATCATATATTCAACAACCTTCTTATTACCAACTCTATTTAAAGTAGCACAATACTCCAAATTTCTGTCTTTCAATATATCCAACTCAGATATACATACTAATATACCAGGAATATTCCTTAAATCCACCAAATGTATACTCTCATTAACAATCGGATTACACCACGGGTGGTCCTGGTTAGCCCCCGCTGGCAACGCCAGCCGCCAGTATATGTCGGCGCTCACTGATGTAAGCGCCGACCGAGGCGGCTGCGCCATGCATTTTTCGGAATAAGTCCTTGACTCTCCGCCAAAAAAGGGTTGAATTAAAATTGTACCTTTTAATGTTATTGGCTTTAGGTCACCTAATTTTGAACAAACCCTTATGGCTACATTATGGGCTATGTTCCCACCAGCACTATCACCTGCCAAAAAAATGCTAGAAAAAT
Encoded proteins:
- the LOC132641801 gene encoding probable carboxylesterase 6 is translated as MRKRTSMAAITYDPNFGLQKIKELPQHRVLLEEIEGLIKVYKDGHVERPQIVPNVTSKLPLELGVTSSDVIIDRFTNIWARLYVPKKLCQGNKLPLLIYFHGGGFCVGSASWICYHEFLAKLASIANCVIMSVNYRLAPENRLPAAYDDGVQTIAWLRQKVLSGANEDYLWLNKVNFSSIFLAGDSAGGNIAHNVAIRVCSKLGDLKPITLKGTILIQPFFGGESRTYSEKCMAQPPRSALTSVSADIYWRLALPAGANQDHPWCNPIVNESIHLVDLRNIPGILVCISELDILKDRNLEYCATLNRVGNKKVVEYMMFKGVGHAFQVLNKSQVAQARTAELIARIKVFISR